A single Desulfovibrio porci DNA region contains:
- a CDS encoding ATP-binding protein, which produces MPTNPQSPEERFSNPLALALEISSSALLNDRKDPFLRTALASIGQSLHCGQVCLFEYEAETWREPMSWFNPLLGKADDDFPLIDKNALAPVLELLARRKNFCVTDVGLFDGPQRDLLLRLRIKSIFCIPILHDGRLFGCVCLVHRITPRQWTPEDAGICHLLGNMLAITLSHFRLFERLRRKHDQLRDILDAFVDPVYIIDMDTYELLFLNKSVAASFPEPPGPLGNVCYKRLQGRDRPCPFCTNAIIAARDEPYQWTYENELTKRTYTVVDKIIHWDTGRPVRLSIATDVTDLLQSQHEKQAALIASQAKSEFLAHMSHEIRTPMNGIIGLTHLALQSDPAPEQKEYLHKIRSSATNLLAIINDILDLSKIEANKMILENVNYSMEEVLDFVHTSIRFPLEQKGLEYFCEVADDVPGELWGDGLRLKQVLLNLLSNAVKFTPKGSIRLSIRRENRDGEDMLHFMVSDTGLGISREYQKHLFEPYSQANSSITRRFGGTGLGLTICKRIAGLMHGSLWCESDLNKGSTFHLSIPCILSHTAADDSASPAASLPLPGEAKILLVEDNEINQEIARAMLHQLGLSCDLARNGKEAVSMVLAKDYDLLLMDVHMPTMDGLTATRLIRRQLAADEKCGTLPIVAMTAGTLPDNIDEILAAGMDDHIPKPFDAAVLRNKLAYWLNHR; this is translated from the coding sequence ATGCCGACCAACCCGCAGTCCCCGGAGGAGCGTTTTTCCAATCCGCTGGCCTTGGCTTTGGAAATATCCAGCTCCGCTCTTCTGAATGACCGCAAAGATCCCTTTCTCCGGACTGCCTTGGCCAGTATCGGCCAATCTTTACACTGCGGCCAGGTCTGCCTTTTTGAGTATGAGGCCGAGACCTGGCGGGAACCGATGAGCTGGTTCAATCCCCTGCTTGGAAAAGCCGACGACGATTTCCCCCTGATTGACAAAAACGCGCTGGCGCCGGTTCTCGAGTTGCTGGCCCGCCGCAAAAATTTCTGCGTTACGGATGTCGGCCTGTTCGACGGCCCGCAACGGGATCTGTTGCTGCGACTCCGGATCAAATCCATTTTCTGCATACCCATCCTGCATGACGGCCGCCTGTTCGGCTGCGTCTGCCTTGTGCACCGCATCACGCCGCGCCAGTGGACCCCGGAGGACGCGGGCATCTGCCATTTGCTGGGCAACATGCTGGCCATCACCCTGAGCCATTTCCGGCTCTTCGAGCGTTTGCGGCGCAAACACGACCAGCTGCGCGACATTCTCGACGCCTTCGTGGACCCGGTCTATATCATAGACATGGACACCTATGAGCTGCTCTTCCTGAACAAAAGTGTGGCGGCCAGCTTTCCCGAACCTCCCGGCCCGCTGGGAAACGTCTGCTACAAGCGCCTGCAGGGACGCGACCGCCCCTGCCCGTTCTGCACCAACGCCATCATCGCCGCAAGGGATGAGCCCTATCAGTGGACGTACGAAAATGAGCTTACCAAGCGGACCTACACGGTGGTGGACAAAATCATCCACTGGGATACCGGCCGCCCCGTGCGCCTGTCCATAGCCACCGACGTCACCGATCTGCTGCAAAGCCAGCACGAAAAGCAGGCCGCGCTGATCGCCTCCCAGGCAAAAAGCGAATTCCTGGCGCATATGAGCCACGAAATCCGCACCCCCATGAACGGCATCATCGGCCTCACCCATCTGGCCCTGCAAAGCGATCCCGCGCCGGAACAGAAAGAATACCTGCACAAAATCCGCTCGTCGGCCACCAATCTGCTGGCTATCATCAACGACATCCTGGATCTTTCCAAGATCGAAGCCAACAAGATGATTCTGGAAAACGTCAATTACAGTATGGAAGAAGTCCTGGATTTCGTCCATACGTCCATCCGTTTTCCATTGGAGCAGAAGGGCCTGGAATATTTCTGCGAAGTGGCCGACGATGTTCCCGGCGAGCTCTGGGGCGACGGTTTGCGTCTCAAGCAGGTGCTGCTCAATCTTCTGAGCAACGCGGTCAAATTCACTCCCAAGGGCAGCATCCGGCTGAGCATCCGGCGTGAAAACCGCGACGGAGAAGATATGCTGCACTTCATGGTTTCGGATACGGGCCTGGGCATCAGCCGGGAATACCAGAAGCATCTCTTTGAGCCCTACAGTCAGGCCAATTCCAGCATTACCCGCCGTTTTGGCGGCACGGGCCTGGGGCTGACCATCTGCAAGCGCATCGCGGGCCTGATGCACGGCAGCTTATGGTGCGAAAGCGATCTGAACAAGGGCAGCACCTTTCACCTGAGCATTCCCTGCATTCTTTCCCACACGGCGGCCGACGACAGCGCCTCCCCCGCCGCCTCGCTGCCGCTGCCCGGCGAAGCCAAGATACTTCTGGTGGAAGACAATGAAATCAACCAGGAGATCGCCCGCGCCATGCTGCACCAGCTGGGCCTCAGCTGCGACCTGGCCCGGAACGGCAAAGAAGCCGTCAGCATGGTCCTGGCAAAGGACTATGACCTTCTGCTCATGGACGTGCACATGCCGACCATGGACGGGCTCACAGCCACCCGCCTGATCCGCCGCCAACTGGCCGCCGACGAAAAGTGCGGCACACTGCCCATCGTGGCCATGACCGCCGGTACGCTGCCCGACAATATTGACGAAATCCTGGCCGCAGGTATGGACGACCATATCCCCAAGCCCTTTGACGCAGCCGTGCTGCGCAACAAACTTGCCTACTGGCTCAATCACCGCTGA
- the ybaK gene encoding Cys-tRNA(Pro) deacylase: protein MPTGSITADPAASMPSAVKIPKTNAARLLEGLHIPFSLHRADVDEDDLSAVSMARKLGAEPERVFKTLVARGDKSGVLMACIPAAAELDLKALAAASGNKHAEMVPLKEVRPLTGYIRGGCSPLAGKKVYPVFIDQSAAAHDHIYVSAGLRGVQLQLRPGDLLRAAHGTYAPLIRSAD, encoded by the coding sequence TTGCCTACTGGCTCAATCACCGCTGACCCCGCCGCCTCCATGCCGTCCGCCGTCAAAATACCCAAAACCAATGCCGCCCGCCTCCTGGAAGGCCTGCACATCCCGTTCAGCCTGCACCGCGCCGACGTGGACGAAGATGATCTTTCCGCCGTGAGCATGGCCCGCAAACTGGGGGCCGAGCCGGAACGCGTGTTCAAAACCCTGGTGGCCAGAGGCGACAAGAGCGGCGTGCTGATGGCCTGCATTCCGGCGGCGGCGGAACTGGACCTCAAGGCACTGGCCGCGGCTTCAGGCAACAAGCATGCGGAAATGGTGCCGCTTAAGGAGGTCCGCCCGCTCACGGGTTATATCCGGGGCGGCTGTTCTCCGCTTGCGGGCAAAAAGGTCTATCCCGTCTTCATTGACCAAAGCGCCGCGGCGCACGACCACATCTATGTGAGCGCCGGACTGCGCGGCGTGCAGTTGCAACTCCGGCCCGGCGACCTGCTGCGCGCCGCGCACGGCACGTATGCGCCCCTGATCCGTTCCGCGGACTGA